Proteins from one Planctomyces sp. SH-PL62 genomic window:
- a CDS encoding lysophospholipid acyltransferase family protein, with product MTRPARAANARGGAPDALPRRSPWFFRGFRKYARRFIARNFHALRVDREGPFSEPPPGPVVVVMNHSSWWDPMTALVLSESFGASRAHYAPMDEGGVRQYPILERIGLFGIELESARGGIAFLRRCSAILSRPESVLWITPQGRFVDVRDRPVRFKEGLGRLLHRTSRATVVPLAIEYTFWNDRRPEILARFGPWTSIEERGPESAASWTRSLEAALGEVQDGLAEASRLRDPLRFETLIQGSSGVGGVYDLGRRLRSAFQGDRFTSEHQIHKPTEGPLP from the coding sequence ATGACGCGGCCCGCTCGCGCCGCGAACGCGAGGGGTGGGGCGCCGGACGCCCTTCCCCGGCGCTCGCCCTGGTTCTTCCGCGGCTTCCGCAAGTACGCCCGACGCTTCATCGCCCGGAATTTCCATGCGCTCCGCGTCGATCGCGAAGGTCCGTTCTCCGAACCGCCGCCCGGGCCGGTGGTCGTGGTGATGAATCACTCCTCCTGGTGGGACCCGATGACCGCCCTCGTCCTGAGCGAGTCGTTCGGGGCCTCGCGAGCCCATTACGCCCCGATGGACGAAGGGGGCGTGAGGCAGTACCCCATCCTGGAGCGGATCGGCCTCTTCGGGATCGAACTGGAGTCCGCTCGGGGCGGGATCGCATTCCTGCGCCGCTGTTCGGCGATCCTGTCCCGACCGGAGTCGGTCCTGTGGATCACGCCGCAGGGCCGCTTCGTCGACGTCCGTGATCGCCCCGTCCGGTTCAAGGAAGGTCTCGGCAGGCTGTTGCACCGAACCTCTCGCGCGACGGTCGTCCCGCTGGCGATCGAGTATACCTTCTGGAACGACCGCAGGCCCGAGATCCTGGCGCGGTTCGGTCCCTGGACGTCGATCGAGGAACGAGGCCCGGAATCGGCGGCTTCCTGGACCCGAAGTCTGGAAGCTGCGCTCGGGGAGGTGCAGGATGGACTGGCCGAGGCCTCCCGCCTGCGCGACCCCCTTCGGTTCGAGACCCTGATCCAGGGCTCGTCGGGCGTCGGAGGGGTTTACGATCTCGGGCGACGGCTCCGTTCCGCCTTCCAGGGCGACCGATTCACCAGCGAACATCAGATCCACAAGCCTACCGAGGGGCCGCTCCCATGA
- a CDS encoding SDR family oxidoreductase: MSSRFSVARPDVLATRDAVAADPLRAIVVGGSGQIGGWLLRYLGERGHHAVGTFSTRPFPGLLPLDAADGEAATALIREQKPDVVFYPAGFTWVDGCERDRDKAYGANLEQPLRVAEAAAQAGARFVYFSTDYVFDGLHGPYAEDVPTNPLSVYGRAKYDAEAALERSLGDRLLTVRTCWVFGPERQGKNFAYQLIRTLSQGKAVTCPSDQVSSPSYGPDVADAVLRLVEAGASGLINVVGPEVLDRPAFARAIARAFGLDESLIVARPTAELGQGAPRPLNSGLKIDRLESCLPGLMRPLIAALADFRVKLVAPELNSWVEPAIPPS, from the coding sequence ATGTCATCACGGTTTTCCGTCGCGAGGCCCGACGTTCTGGCAACTCGAGACGCCGTCGCGGCGGATCCCCTGAGGGCGATCGTCGTCGGTGGCTCGGGACAGATCGGCGGATGGCTGCTGCGATACCTCGGCGAACGCGGCCATCACGCCGTGGGGACCTTCTCGACCAGGCCCTTCCCCGGCCTGCTGCCCCTCGACGCCGCCGACGGCGAGGCCGCGACGGCGTTGATTCGGGAGCAGAAGCCCGACGTGGTCTTCTACCCCGCCGGGTTCACCTGGGTCGACGGCTGCGAGCGCGACCGCGACAAGGCCTATGGGGCGAATCTCGAACAGCCGCTTCGCGTCGCCGAGGCGGCCGCGCAGGCCGGCGCGCGGTTCGTCTACTTCTCGACGGACTATGTCTTCGACGGGCTCCACGGACCCTACGCGGAAGATGTCCCGACCAATCCCCTCTCGGTCTACGGTCGGGCCAAGTACGACGCCGAAGCCGCGCTGGAGCGCTCGCTGGGCGACCGGCTCCTGACCGTCCGCACCTGCTGGGTCTTCGGGCCGGAGCGCCAGGGCAAGAACTTCGCGTACCAGCTCATCCGGACGCTGAGCCAGGGCAAGGCCGTGACCTGCCCGAGCGATCAGGTCTCCAGCCCGAGCTACGGGCCGGACGTCGCTGACGCCGTGCTTCGGCTCGTGGAGGCCGGGGCGTCCGGCCTCATCAACGTCGTCGGACCCGAGGTTCTCGACCGTCCGGCCTTCGCTCGCGCGATCGCCAGGGCTTTCGGTCTGGACGAAAGCCTGATCGTCGCCAGGCCGACCGCCGAGCTGGGCCAGGGGGCGCCTCGGCCCTTGAATTCCGGGCTCAAGATCGACCGGCTGGAGTCCTGCCTGCCAGGCCTGATGCGCCCCCTGATCGCGGCCCTGGCCGATTTCCGGGTGAAGCTCGTCGCGCCCGAGTTGAATTCCTGGGTGGAACCGGCGATTCCCCCTTCATGA
- a CDS encoding AI-2E family transporter → MDVRPGEFRESTPPTIEPPGTPPPVDEGLPPDLEAAGSILGRASELGGSRTLAFVLIIVATSLYLLERLEPVLRPLLIAILLCYLFLPFYNRLRRRVRPVVAFLIITIGFTIGTLGLGRMIYHDIVSIDQGRLRYQEREAELEKAARKAMAAFTPAFAIRPAGPEDVAATDSLTNEMAERIVRGAASAFLSIGLESLVIAFYMIFLLQSASTLPSRISSSFSSDRAERILSIVESINRAISEYLLVKVKASLLVALPVGALCLGFGVTGAATWAVLTFFGNFLPYIGPLASVIPPLAIALLEFPTIWAPLAFAVILLTIHGVTANLIEPAMTGKALGLNPLVVLVGLAFWSLLWGFVGLVLAVPLTVIFKIILEHTPATRPIARLISEQNLS, encoded by the coding sequence ATGGACGTACGCCCCGGGGAATTTCGGGAATCCACGCCTCCGACGATCGAGCCTCCCGGAACGCCACCCCCCGTTGACGAGGGCCTGCCCCCCGACCTGGAAGCCGCGGGGAGCATTCTGGGGCGGGCCTCGGAACTTGGCGGCTCTCGCACCCTCGCCTTCGTCCTGATCATCGTGGCGACGAGCCTTTATCTGCTTGAGCGACTGGAACCCGTCCTCCGGCCGCTGCTCATCGCGATCCTCCTCTGCTATCTGTTTCTGCCTTTCTACAACCGCCTGCGGCGGCGGGTTCGGCCGGTGGTCGCGTTCCTGATCATCACGATCGGATTCACGATCGGGACCCTGGGCCTGGGCCGGATGATCTATCACGATATCGTGAGCATCGACCAGGGCCGGCTGCGTTACCAGGAGCGCGAGGCGGAACTGGAGAAGGCCGCCCGAAAGGCCATGGCGGCGTTCACCCCGGCTTTCGCGATCAGGCCGGCGGGACCGGAGGACGTCGCGGCGACCGACTCGCTGACCAACGAGATGGCGGAGCGGATCGTCCGAGGGGCGGCCTCGGCGTTCCTCTCGATCGGGCTGGAATCGCTCGTGATCGCCTTCTACATGATTTTCCTGCTCCAGTCGGCATCGACGCTCCCCAGCCGGATCAGCTCCAGCTTCTCCTCGGATCGCGCCGAGAGGATTCTCTCGATCGTCGAGTCGATCAATCGTGCGATCTCGGAATACCTGCTGGTGAAGGTCAAGGCGAGCCTGCTCGTGGCGCTTCCGGTGGGGGCGCTCTGCTTGGGGTTCGGCGTGACCGGGGCTGCGACCTGGGCCGTGTTAACCTTCTTCGGCAACTTCCTCCCGTACATCGGCCCCCTGGCGTCGGTCATCCCCCCGCTGGCGATCGCCCTCCTGGAGTTTCCGACGATCTGGGCCCCCCTGGCCTTCGCCGTGATCCTGCTGACCATACACGGCGTCACCGCGAACCTCATCGAACCGGCGATGACGGGCAAGGCGCTAGGGCTCAATCCGCTCGTGGTCCTCGTCGGCCTGGCCTTCTGGAGCCTTCTCTGGGGCTTCGTCGGCCTCGTCCTGGCGGTGCCGCTGACCGTCATCTTCAAGATCATCCTGGAGCATACTCCCGCGACTCGTCCGATCGCCCGCTTGATCTCTGAACAGAATTTGTCGTAA
- a CDS encoding glycosyltransferase family 2 protein, with the protein MTPLLLACLALAIPPTILFATNLKAYRLLPQPQPAAQAVSVLIPARNEESSIGRAVESVLANVGCSFEVLVLDDRSEDATADVVRALERRDDRVRLIEGEGPPPGWCGKQRACWQLANEARNDLFLFLDADVRLAPDALARMVRFMTESGVDLASGIPRQETVGLMERLLIPLIHFVMLGFMPIASMRRTRLPSLSAGCGQLFIARREGYFQAGGHAAIRESLHDGIKLPRLFRAAGLRNDLFDATDAAECRMYRTAGEVWMGLSKNAGEALASPGLIVPMSIILLGGQVAPFALAAAAAGGWPRPWTAFEKVMVVAAVGVAWAPRLVSVGRFRQSLVGALLHPVGVSLLVAIQWYALVRKALGQPNRWKGRCYAASQSGSLAEPR; encoded by the coding sequence ATGACCCCGCTGCTACTAGCCTGCCTGGCCCTCGCAATCCCTCCGACGATCCTGTTCGCGACCAACCTCAAGGCGTATCGACTCCTACCCCAACCCCAGCCCGCGGCGCAGGCCGTCTCCGTCCTGATCCCCGCCCGGAACGAGGAGTCGTCGATCGGTCGGGCGGTCGAGTCCGTCCTGGCGAACGTCGGCTGCTCGTTCGAGGTGCTCGTCCTGGACGATCGATCGGAGGATGCGACGGCGGACGTGGTGAGGGCCCTGGAGCGAAGGGACGACCGCGTGCGGCTGATCGAGGGCGAAGGGCCGCCGCCCGGCTGGTGCGGCAAGCAGCGCGCGTGCTGGCAACTGGCCAACGAGGCGCGGAACGATCTGTTCTTGTTCCTCGACGCCGACGTCCGTCTCGCGCCCGACGCCCTCGCGCGGATGGTCCGCTTCATGACGGAGTCGGGCGTCGATCTGGCGAGCGGCATCCCTCGCCAGGAGACGGTGGGATTGATGGAACGACTGCTGATCCCGCTGATCCATTTCGTCATGCTCGGGTTCATGCCGATCGCGAGCATGAGGAGGACCCGACTGCCGTCCCTCTCAGCCGGTTGCGGCCAGCTCTTCATCGCCCGCCGCGAAGGCTATTTCCAGGCCGGCGGGCATGCGGCGATCCGCGAGTCGCTGCACGACGGGATCAAGCTCCCTCGCCTGTTTCGCGCAGCGGGGCTTCGGAACGACCTGTTCGACGCGACCGACGCCGCCGAATGTCGGATGTACCGGACGGCCGGCGAGGTCTGGATGGGCCTCTCGAAGAACGCGGGGGAGGCGTTGGCGTCGCCGGGGCTGATCGTCCCGATGTCGATCATCCTCCTGGGCGGGCAGGTCGCGCCGTTCGCGCTGGCGGCGGCGGCGGCCGGAGGCTGGCCGCGACCCTGGACAGCCTTCGAAAAGGTGATGGTCGTCGCTGCGGTCGGCGTCGCGTGGGCCCCTCGGCTCGTCTCCGTCGGCCGATTCCGGCAGTCGTTGGTCGGTGCCCTGCTCCACCCCGTCGGGGTCTCGCTGCTGGTCGCGATCCAGTGGTACGCCCTCGTCCGCAAGGCGTTGGGCCAGCCGAATCGGTGGAAGGGGCGGTGCTACGCGGCGTCGCAGTCAGGCTCTCTGGCCGAGCCTCGTTGA
- a CDS encoding phytoene desaturase family protein, with translation MSNTERIGVVGGGLAGLASACVLAARGYDVTLFDKNPWLGGKAAVLAESGFRFDMGPTILLMPSVLAKIFAEAGRDVKDELDLINLDPQWRSFFEDGTVLDLHADRARMGEALDAFAPGGDASGDYGRFLDFSKRLEEISQRFYFWKSIGSVRDMFDPSAAFSVSMLADVMRMRPWSTVGKTVRSFVKDRRVAQMLDHFTQYVGSSPDLSPAILCGIAQMQTGEGVWYPRGGTRAVAQALIKLAGELGVQLVPGAAVRSILTDAKGRVEGVLLEDGTRVPLAAVVSNSDAVRTHRELLEGRPAAKKFEGRRKYEPACSGVVMYLGLDRRYDQLRHHDFVFSRDPHEEFDYIYNKGEPAPDPTCYVCATACTEPETAPPGGEALYVLVHTPYLRPHHDWASLYPTYRRTILDKLERTAGLTDLEKHIKLERWLTPQDIHDRYRVLNGAIYGLASHGRLSGGFKPSNRSPDVPGLYLAGGAAHPGPGMPMVLMSGWIAADALDADGLVAPRREPIAKRAPESPVGVTR, from the coding sequence ATGAGCAACACGGAACGCATCGGCGTCGTCGGCGGCGGGCTGGCCGGCCTGGCCTCGGCCTGCGTGCTGGCCGCGCGCGGCTACGACGTCACCCTCTTCGACAAGAATCCCTGGCTCGGCGGCAAGGCCGCGGTCCTGGCCGAGTCCGGATTCCGGTTCGACATGGGCCCGACGATCCTCCTGATGCCTTCGGTCCTCGCGAAGATTTTCGCCGAGGCCGGACGCGACGTGAAGGACGAACTCGACCTCATCAATCTGGACCCCCAGTGGCGCTCGTTCTTCGAGGACGGAACGGTTCTGGACCTGCACGCCGACCGCGCGAGGATGGGGGAGGCCCTCGACGCCTTCGCCCCCGGCGGCGACGCGTCCGGAGACTACGGCCGCTTCCTCGACTTTTCGAAGCGGCTCGAAGAGATATCGCAGCGGTTCTACTTCTGGAAGTCGATCGGTTCCGTCCGGGACATGTTCGACCCGTCCGCCGCGTTCAGCGTCTCGATGCTCGCCGACGTGATGCGGATGCGGCCCTGGAGCACGGTGGGCAAGACGGTCCGAAGCTTCGTCAAGGACCGTCGGGTCGCGCAGATGCTCGACCACTTCACGCAGTACGTCGGGTCGTCGCCCGACCTCTCGCCGGCGATCCTCTGCGGCATCGCCCAGATGCAGACCGGCGAAGGAGTCTGGTATCCGCGCGGCGGCACGCGGGCGGTCGCGCAGGCCCTGATCAAGCTGGCCGGCGAACTGGGCGTCCAACTCGTCCCCGGCGCCGCCGTCCGATCGATCCTGACCGACGCGAAAGGCCGGGTCGAGGGCGTCTTGCTGGAGGACGGCACGCGCGTTCCGCTGGCGGCTGTGGTCTCGAATTCCGACGCCGTCCGCACCCATCGCGAACTGCTCGAAGGTCGTCCCGCCGCGAAGAAGTTCGAGGGCCGTCGGAAGTACGAGCCGGCCTGTTCGGGCGTGGTCATGTACCTGGGCCTGGATCGCCGCTACGACCAGCTTCGGCACCACGACTTCGTCTTCTCCCGCGATCCGCACGAGGAGTTCGACTACATCTATAACAAGGGCGAGCCCGCGCCCGACCCCACCTGCTACGTCTGCGCGACGGCCTGCACCGAGCCCGAGACGGCCCCGCCGGGGGGCGAGGCGCTCTACGTCCTGGTCCATACGCCCTACCTCCGTCCCCATCACGACTGGGCGAGCCTCTATCCGACCTACCGTCGCACGATCCTCGACAAGCTCGAACGGACGGCCGGGCTGACCGACCTGGAGAAGCACATCAAGCTGGAACGCTGGCTGACCCCCCAGGACATCCACGATCGTTACCGCGTGCTGAACGGTGCGATCTACGGCCTGGCGAGCCACGGTCGGCTGAGCGGCGGATTCAAGCCTTCCAACCGCAGCCCGGACGTCCCCGGCCTCTACCTTGCGGGGGGCGCGGCGCACCCGGGCCCGGGGATGCCGATGGTCCTCATGTCCGGCTGGATCGCGGCCGACGCGCTCGACGCTGACGGCCTGGTCGCACCTCGTCGCGAGCCGATCGCGAAGCGGGCCCCGGAATCGCCGGTGGGCGTGACCAGATGA
- the crtI gene encoding phytoene desaturase family protein: MSRKKRVVVIGAGPGGLAASMLLSSAGCSVTVLERRGQVGGRTSTFEADGFRFDLGPTFFLYPRVLESIFAAVGRDLHAEVRMERLDPQYHLVFGAGGEMKATPDVERMEREIARFSPDDAGRLRRFLDDNRVKMDQFRAVLESPFLRFRDLLSPKLARMLPLLRPWLSLDGEMKRYFRDPRVRLAMTFQSKYLGMSPFNCPSLFSILSFLEYEYGVFHPIGGCGAVSDSMAKVAQDLGATISLDDEVEEIFFEGRKAVGVRSRSGVHECDALVINADFARAMTRLVPDRLRPRWTDRKIARKRFSCSTYMLYLGLEGRCDDLAHHTIYLAEDYLSNLDDIESRHVLSRDPSFYVQNACVTDPSLAPDGKSTLYVLVPVTHQHANVDWSREAPAFRELALRQLERLGLKDVASRIVYERQITPADWDQEYEIHLGATFNLAHNLKQMLYFRPRNRFEGLESVYLVGGGTHPGSGLPVIFESARITSRLVGQDLGVPVPVDSDDRPFTPPDDAFRPPLAGVA, from the coding sequence ATGAGTCGAAAGAAGCGAGTCGTGGTCATTGGGGCTGGGCCTGGAGGGTTGGCGGCCTCGATGCTGCTCTCTTCGGCCGGCTGCTCGGTGACGGTCCTGGAACGGCGTGGGCAGGTCGGAGGGCGGACCTCGACCTTTGAGGCCGACGGCTTCCGGTTCGACCTGGGACCGACGTTCTTTCTGTATCCGAGGGTCCTGGAATCGATCTTCGCGGCGGTCGGTCGCGACCTCCACGCGGAGGTTCGGATGGAGCGGCTCGATCCTCAGTACCACCTCGTTTTCGGCGCAGGCGGGGAGATGAAGGCGACGCCCGACGTGGAGCGGATGGAGCGGGAGATCGCCCGCTTCTCGCCGGACGACGCCGGGCGGCTCCGCCGGTTCCTCGACGACAACCGCGTCAAGATGGACCAGTTCCGGGCCGTATTGGAGTCGCCGTTCTTGCGATTCCGCGACCTTCTTTCGCCCAAGCTCGCGAGGATGCTCCCCCTGCTCCGCCCCTGGCTCTCGCTCGACGGCGAGATGAAGCGGTACTTCCGCGACCCCCGCGTTCGGCTGGCGATGACATTCCAGTCGAAATACCTGGGAATGTCCCCATTCAATTGCCCGAGCCTGTTCTCGATCCTCTCGTTCCTCGAGTACGAGTACGGCGTCTTCCATCCCATCGGCGGCTGCGGCGCAGTGTCCGATTCCATGGCGAAGGTCGCCCAGGACCTGGGGGCGACCATCTCGCTCGACGACGAGGTCGAGGAGATCTTTTTCGAGGGCCGAAAGGCCGTCGGCGTGCGGTCTCGGTCCGGCGTCCACGAGTGCGACGCCCTCGTCATCAACGCTGACTTCGCGCGGGCCATGACGAGGCTCGTGCCCGACAGGCTCCGTCCCCGATGGACCGATCGGAAGATCGCCCGCAAACGATTCTCGTGCTCGACTTACATGCTCTATCTGGGACTGGAAGGGCGCTGCGACGACCTGGCCCATCACACGATCTATCTGGCCGAAGACTACCTCTCGAACCTGGACGACATCGAGTCCCGGCACGTCCTTTCCCGCGACCCTTCGTTCTACGTCCAGAACGCCTGCGTCACCGACCCCTCGCTGGCGCCCGACGGCAAGAGCACCCTCTATGTGTTGGTGCCGGTCACGCATCAGCACGCGAACGTGGACTGGTCTCGCGAGGCTCCAGCTTTCCGGGAGCTGGCTCTCCGTCAGCTGGAGCGGCTCGGGCTCAAGGACGTGGCCTCGCGCATCGTGTACGAACGCCAGATCACTCCCGCCGACTGGGATCAGGAGTACGAGATTCATCTTGGGGCTACGTTCAACCTGGCGCACAACCTCAAGCAGATGCTCTATTTCCGACCCCGGAACCGCTTCGAGGGTCTCGAATCGGTTTATCTGGTCGGCGGCGGGACGCACCCGGGGAGTGGGCTGCCGGTGATCTTCGAATCCGCTCGGATCACGTCGCGGCTGGTGGGGCAGGATTTGGGAGTTCCGGTCCCCGTCGATTCCGACGACCGGCCCTTCACTCCCCCCGACGACGCGTTCCGCCCTCCCCTCGCCGGCGTCGCCTGA